The genomic interval TCTGATTTCTTTGGTCTGAAAAATCAAAGCAAAAACTATGGAATCATCTATCAAGGTTTTGGATTTGGCGCACTGGCTGGATCTATGATTGCAGCAGTACTAGGAGGATTTCACGCAACCTTTACAGTTATTACAGTATTATGTGTGGTTTCATTTGTTATTACATTGATTATCGAGCCACCATTTATGAAGCAAGAACCAAAAGAGAAAAAGCAACGTCAGCCTGAATTGGCAAATCGCCTTGGATAAAAAAGAAAAAGGAATAAAGAAACGAAAAGGAGCCAGCTACGATGATTGTAACTGGCTTCTTCCTATTTAACTTACTTATGCAATTGCTGTTTCTTTTTTATGTTTATTGTTTCTTCTATTATTAATTTGATTTTTGATATATGGCATTGCATATCGGTCAAGACCGAATTTACCTGCATTTGCACCTGCTACGATAACGAAGATTGCTAATAGAATCATTTGTCCATTTGTACTTACTGTTCCACTGAATAAGAAGGCGAAGTTCATTACCATACCCATTAATGTTGCAAAGCTTGTAAATAAACCTAAGATTAACGCAATCCCTACAAGTACTTCTCCCCATTGAACCATGAAACTGAATAAATCTGCATTAGGAAGTGCTACATGCTCTAGAAATGTTGCCCACCAGCCTTGTACTGCCGGATGATCGCCTGTGCTACTTGCGATGGCCCCTTGTAAAAATCCACTTGCATCAAACCCACCACTTGTTAATTTTTCATACCCTGCATGGATAAATTGATATCCAAGATAAATTCTAATCACCGCTAAAATTCCTGCAACCACTTTATTATTTCTTAATAAGTCTAACATGTTACTCCATCTCCTTAAATTTAGTTATTAGTTTATTTATTTGGTGATATTGTTCACTGTTTCACATTTACTTTTACAAGATCTTGTTTGTTTCTTACTACACTCATATAATAACACTATTTCTAACGTAAGAAAGTTATTTGTGATGCGATTCACAAATTGGACATAAAGTTATGTCTAATTTGTGGCGACCTTAATTAAATAGGGACAACATATTCGAAATGGGT from Niallia sp. FSL W8-0635 carries:
- a CDS encoding DoxX family protein, yielding MLDLLRNNKVVAGILAVIRIYLGYQFIHAGYEKLTSGGFDASGFLQGAIASSTGDHPAVQGWWATFLEHVALPNADLFSFMVQWGEVLVGIALILGLFTSFATLMGMVMNFAFLFSGTVSTNGQMILLAIFVIVAGANAGKFGLDRYAMPYIKNQINNRRNNKHKKETAIA